The following are encoded in a window of Pirellulales bacterium genomic DNA:
- the ccsA gene encoding cytochrome c biogenesis protein CcsA: protein MRRFSWLCVVLSLTASSALGASSPSALDWSAWDTLPVVHEGRVMPLDTFARDSVREICGREKPTFDLSASMPAAELKSEAMAPARSLFPGDKPRQFKASELLLSWLIEPSKWEDVPFIEAKHEGLREMLELPLKNEAGEALAFVSPNQLKNSDGFQRHLMELAERQRAAQREGQEPRMSEAEKKLEKVWRAVTIWKRLVLAKSLDSEAMQGLQQSLSTAAEAWQQVAPELNMIAEAGGEKTQLQQPVEQAKQAFLQLAEAAQKPTATLTELEAPARQFASAAANLAQQFAGLARRMAEHPPADWEKEKQAALLARLEDVAGRTKELAMAAARVERALYENGEWLRVVPALNAAALEKDREADDRAEPWLDLETLLYGTPAALAGYPPAAVQAVRDAFTQLAAIYPERDARPNDFAAATQGLSRSLRTLGEEVEPLRDKLDLKERDDDLIAYTRYPAASVTATEVRYNRLQPFQWSWAISFLSLWLFGAYMIGVRRRGLFYAGLAVLFFGLAWAVYGFYLRVIITGWAPVTNMYETLIYTAFFVTALGAWFTLLPVTWPGLQNAWRLSAAPPTWEATELSADQLRLMPRGRWNGLGWLLQIPRLALAVVVVWALTMADYAAGGRKIINLLPNIDAGQSLPDFNDLMTWGVGLVILLPTVWYLPRAFATALAFPLVARRSLGVQRDKLFEQVYARWPFCVSATMAATLGGALASFAPMLDSGFGPLTPVLRDNFWLLIHVLTIVSSYAAGALAWGIANIALAFYLFGAYRAPEASGVALGHRPAGPAGGHSAFVGKRPPAQTAELSSFVYRGVQVAVVLLAAGTLLGALWADVAWGRFWGWDPKEVWALVSLLVYLAILHGRYAGMFGNFGLCVGAVLGFTAIIMSWYGVNFWLGVGLHSYGFGAGGQYQVLGGVGLNWLLMLAAVARYQLETKGTVAFWRGSEAAPTSAVAEAS from the coding sequence ATGAGACGATTTTCTTGGCTCTGTGTGGTGTTGAGTTTGACTGCTTCCAGCGCGCTGGGGGCTAGCTCGCCGAGCGCGCTCGACTGGAGCGCGTGGGACACCCTGCCGGTGGTGCACGAAGGGCGCGTGATGCCGCTGGATACCTTTGCCCGCGACTCGGTGCGCGAGATCTGCGGTCGCGAGAAGCCGACCTTCGACCTGAGCGCCAGCATGCCGGCGGCGGAGCTGAAGTCAGAGGCGATGGCGCCGGCGCGCTCGCTGTTTCCGGGAGACAAGCCGCGCCAGTTCAAGGCGTCGGAGTTGCTGCTGAGCTGGCTGATCGAGCCGAGCAAGTGGGAAGACGTGCCGTTCATCGAGGCCAAGCACGAAGGCCTGCGCGAGATGTTGGAGTTGCCCCTCAAGAACGAGGCGGGCGAGGCGCTGGCCTTTGTCTCACCCAATCAGCTCAAGAACTCCGATGGCTTTCAGCGTCATTTGATGGAACTGGCCGAGCGGCAACGCGCCGCGCAGCGCGAAGGTCAAGAGCCGCGCATGAGCGAGGCCGAGAAGAAGCTGGAGAAAGTGTGGCGGGCAGTGACGATCTGGAAGCGGCTGGTGCTGGCCAAGTCGCTCGATAGCGAGGCGATGCAAGGCTTGCAGCAGTCGCTGTCGACTGCCGCCGAAGCCTGGCAACAAGTCGCGCCAGAACTGAACATGATCGCCGAGGCGGGCGGCGAAAAGACGCAATTGCAGCAACCAGTCGAGCAGGCGAAGCAGGCGTTCTTGCAACTGGCCGAGGCTGCGCAAAAGCCGACCGCCACCCTCACCGAACTGGAGGCGCCGGCCCGGCAGTTTGCCAGCGCCGCGGCCAACTTGGCGCAGCAGTTCGCGGGACTCGCGCGGCGAATGGCCGAGCATCCCCCCGCGGATTGGGAGAAAGAAAAGCAGGCCGCGCTGCTGGCGCGCCTGGAGGACGTGGCGGGCAGAACCAAAGAACTGGCGATGGCGGCGGCGCGGGTTGAGCGCGCGCTGTATGAAAACGGCGAATGGCTGCGCGTCGTGCCCGCGCTCAACGCGGCGGCGCTGGAAAAAGATCGCGAAGCCGACGATCGGGCCGAGCCGTGGCTCGACCTGGAGACGTTGCTCTATGGCACGCCGGCGGCGCTGGCAGGCTATCCACCCGCCGCGGTGCAGGCGGTGCGCGACGCGTTTACGCAACTAGCGGCAATTTACCCCGAACGCGACGCGCGGCCCAACGACTTTGCGGCGGCCACGCAGGGGTTGTCTCGTTCGCTGCGCACATTAGGAGAAGAGGTCGAACCGCTGCGCGACAAGCTCGATCTCAAAGAGCGCGACGACGACCTGATCGCTTACACGCGGTATCCGGCCGCCAGCGTCACGGCAACGGAAGTGCGCTACAACCGCTTGCAGCCATTTCAATGGTCGTGGGCAATCAGCTTTTTGTCGCTGTGGCTGTTTGGCGCGTACATGATTGGCGTGCGCCGTCGCGGCCTGTTCTACGCCGGGCTGGCGGTGCTGTTCTTTGGATTGGCCTGGGCCGTGTACGGCTTTTATCTGCGGGTGATCATCACGGGCTGGGCGCCGGTGACCAACATGTATGAAACGTTGATCTACACCGCTTTCTTTGTGACGGCGCTGGGCGCTTGGTTCACCTTGTTGCCGGTCACCTGGCCGGGACTGCAAAACGCCTGGCGGCTATCCGCCGCGCCTCCCACCTGGGAAGCCACTGAGCTATCGGCCGATCAACTGCGCTTAATGCCGCGCGGTCGCTGGAACGGTTTGGGCTGGCTCTTGCAGATCCCGCGTTTGGCGCTGGCCGTGGTCGTGGTCTGGGCGCTGACCATGGCCGACTACGCGGCGGGTGGGCGCAAGATCATTAACTTGCTGCCCAACATCGACGCCGGGCAAAGTCTGCCCGACTTCAACGACCTGATGACCTGGGGCGTGGGCCTTGTGATCTTGCTGCCGACGGTGTGGTATCTGCCGCGTGCATTCGCGACGGCGCTGGCGTTTCCGCTGGTGGCGCGGCGCAGCCTGGGGGTGCAGCGCGACAAACTGTTCGAGCAGGTCTACGCGCGCTGGCCGTTCTGCGTGTCGGCGACGATGGCGGCCACGTTGGGCGGGGCGCTCGCCAGCTTTGCGCCGATGCTCGACAGCGGCTTTGGTCCGTTGACGCCAGTGCTGCGAGACAACTTTTGGCTGTTGATCCACGTGCTGACGATCGTTTCGAGTTACGCGGCCGGCGCGCTGGCCTGGGGCATTGCCAACATCGCGCTGGCGTTTTACTTGTTTGGCGCGTATCGCGCGCCAGAAGCGAGCGGTGTCGCGCTCGGGCATCGTCCGGCCGGTCCGGCCGGCGGACACTCTGCGTTTGTCGGCAAGCGGCCGCCAGCGCAAACGGCGGAACTATCGAGCTTTGTCTATCGCGGTGTGCAGGTGGCGGTGGTGCTATTGGCCGCTGGCACGCTGCTGGGCGCCTTGTGGGCCGATGTGGCCTGGGGACGCTTTTGGGGTTGGGATCCCAAAGAGGTTTGGGCGCTGGTGTCGCTGCTGGTGTATCTGGCCATCTTGCATGGACGGTATGCCGGCATGTTCGGCAACTTTGGGCTGTGCGTTGGCGCCGTGCTCGGCTTCACCGCGATCATCATGTCGTGGTATGGCGTCAACTTCTGGCTCGGCGTGGGACTGCACTCCTATGGCTTCGGCGCGGGGGGGCAGTATCAAGTGCTCGGTGGCGTCGGCCTGAACTGGCTGCTCATGCTGGCCGCGGTGGCACGCTACCAACTGGAAACCAAAGGAACCGTCGCGTTTTGGCGCGGCAGCGAAGCCGCCCCCACCAGCGCGGTCGCCGAAGCCAGCTAA
- a CDS encoding cytochrome c biogenesis protein ResB gives MARPKQHTADQSLPVRAGVMLYEFAASLKLAVPLIFALAAVLGWATFVEREYGTRAVQFGLYGSWWFGLLGVLLALNIFFAAVIRYPWKRYQTGFVITHLGLLTLLFGCLLTRRGGIDAQMAIFEDDAGQYAYSGSERIELAIQRSPGDSAEADGKVQVISIPFEGGPFNWADLERMRRLPAISSLKIDGKLAPTKLLTALPNWVAWNLAPISRGVLYDREGIRVEALDYYSNATEVDAPRLALELSMPRMQQLDSEGRAGLGEESWMPVELAIRDGSRGPLAKKGMGDRQRSGGGNFVLMMTPDAAEVEAFLNSRPDAALPLDGKGQVVLFAAGQRFPIRVEDKLGQPAFPLGDTGLTAEVVKQVAQGRPQNAADGGYEAVEDAEVQESPAVEIVVRRGEEAPRRMALFASFPEFNYQADSLGVYGSYWVDFGEKKSEQLLAGQGGARIDILQGPAQKLYYRYWNRHTVTELGELPQDGKAVNAFKMPVAQLKMRVKEYTPADAPCKVVLPRPFDKSLAAQSALRAVKLRTTVDGKTSDFWLLGAPPLAFNNALSASELRTLLGDNRSVGVSFPLEQIDVGFLIKLDDFERRLDPGTDTASGYASQVDFLNPATGGAVLRDVKISMNAPVDFSDPNNGRSYRLFQESFAGPFRPADSMYRTYYRLHPDHPRRDNLYSSTLTVNYDPGRGVKYLGSLLVVAGIVTMFYMRAYFFKPVQRAEPKAAAVSSPPPREMATI, from the coding sequence TTGGCGCTGAACATCTTTTTCGCCGCCGTGATTCGCTATCCCTGGAAGCGCTACCAGACCGGCTTTGTCATCACGCATCTCGGTTTGCTCACCTTGTTGTTTGGCTGCCTGCTCACGCGGCGCGGCGGCATCGACGCGCAAATGGCGATCTTTGAAGACGACGCTGGCCAATACGCTTATAGCGGTAGCGAACGGATCGAACTGGCCATTCAGCGCTCGCCGGGCGATAGCGCCGAGGCGGACGGCAAGGTGCAGGTCATTTCGATCCCGTTCGAAGGGGGGCCCTTCAACTGGGCCGATCTCGAACGGATGCGGCGGCTGCCCGCGATCAGTTCGCTGAAGATCGACGGTAAGTTGGCGCCGACCAAACTGTTGACCGCGCTGCCGAACTGGGTGGCCTGGAATCTGGCGCCGATCAGCCGGGGCGTGCTCTACGATCGCGAGGGGATCCGCGTCGAGGCGCTCGATTATTACAGCAACGCCACCGAGGTCGACGCGCCGCGCTTGGCGCTCGAGCTTTCGATGCCGCGGATGCAGCAACTCGATAGCGAGGGGCGCGCTGGCCTAGGCGAAGAAAGCTGGATGCCGGTCGAACTGGCGATTCGCGATGGCTCGCGCGGGCCGCTGGCCAAAAAGGGAATGGGCGATCGGCAACGCAGCGGCGGCGGCAACTTTGTCTTGATGATGACCCCCGACGCCGCCGAGGTGGAGGCGTTCTTGAACAGCCGGCCCGACGCGGCGCTGCCGCTCGACGGCAAAGGGCAGGTGGTGTTGTTCGCCGCCGGTCAGCGGTTTCCGATTCGGGTCGAAGACAAGCTGGGGCAACCGGCGTTTCCGTTGGGAGACACGGGTCTCACGGCCGAGGTGGTGAAGCAGGTGGCGCAGGGCCGCCCGCAAAACGCGGCCGATGGCGGCTACGAGGCGGTGGAAGACGCCGAGGTGCAAGAGAGCCCGGCAGTGGAGATCGTGGTGCGGCGTGGAGAGGAAGCGCCGCGACGGATGGCGCTGTTCGCCAGCTTTCCGGAATTCAACTACCAGGCCGACTCGCTAGGCGTGTATGGCAGTTATTGGGTCGATTTTGGCGAGAAGAAGTCCGAGCAATTGCTGGCCGGCCAGGGAGGGGCGCGCATCGACATTTTGCAAGGACCCGCGCAAAAACTGTACTACCGTTACTGGAACCGGCACACCGTGACCGAACTGGGCGAGTTGCCGCAAGACGGCAAGGCGGTCAATGCGTTCAAGATGCCCGTCGCGCAGCTCAAGATGCGCGTGAAGGAATACACCCCGGCCGACGCGCCCTGCAAGGTGGTGCTGCCGCGCCCCTTCGATAAGTCGCTGGCCGCGCAATCGGCGCTGCGGGCGGTGAAGCTCAGAACGACGGTCGACGGCAAAACGAGCGACTTCTGGCTACTGGGCGCGCCACCGCTGGCATTCAACAACGCGCTTTCCGCGTCGGAACTGCGCACGCTGTTGGGCGACAATCGCAGCGTAGGCGTCAGCTTTCCGCTGGAGCAGATTGACGTGGGATTTTTGATTAAGCTCGACGACTTCGAGCGTCGCCTCGATCCGGGCACCGACACCGCGTCGGGCTACGCCAGCCAGGTCGATTTTCTCAATCCCGCCACAGGGGGCGCGGTGCTGCGCGACGTGAAGATCAGCATGAATGCGCCGGTCGATTTTTCGGACCCCAACAACGGCCGCTCGTATCGCCTGTTTCAAGAGTCGTTCGCGGGGCCGTTCCGTCCGGCTGACAGCATGTACCGCACCTATTACCGGCTGCATCCCGATCATCCGCGCCGCGACAATTTGTATAGCTCGACCTTAACGGTGAATTACGACCCCGGCCGCGGGGTGAAGTATTTGGGCTCGCTATTGGTGGTGGCGGGGATTGTCACGATGTTCTATATGCGAGCCTATTTCTTCAAGCCCGTGCAGCGCGCCGAGCCCAAGGCTGCGGCAGTGTCGTCGCCGCCACCGCGCGAGATGGCGACCATATGA